One window of Bacteroidales bacterium genomic DNA carries:
- a CDS encoding AAA family ATPase, translating into MATIDDVITWANTLPAWQGDVVRRVLTTGEQPLSNQDYSEILALARADLKLSPPPDNLKPIPPVAGKFSGAPATVLAVKLLSIDDVRNVNIIKAGQTQPFAESGVTVVYGDNGSGKSGYSRILKLACQARDKEERILPDVFARVPPGTPTATLKIKQDDKQMNIIWTQDIPPDPVLTNITVFDSRCARVITDARNEISYLPYGGDIFMKTAEIVLKVRADLEAEITDLSPIQDSAIEVGTPSAIFLESLSETTKDEVIQAATLWTPQDELELAAHERLVRTSDSSKATQEVARLDKTKGRVNNAVNAMAGLVVMCAELTNEAIQKVLAEVNAAQLAHASAMAERQTPEALPGVASTNQWEILYKAAKQYSEEIAYPGESFPKTDDAVCVLCQQPLDERAVARFGRFKKFMEDATNAVLAGKRNALMLMRDKVEHIAPSSDAALEFIFDDLASQDTKVAGDFQAYHVAVAKRKAASLALLKEGEDPRKAVLLPPWPASVAEALQAVMQTLTQKTTEITNAAKPEEYKKLIANVAERKSRKALNTRKVDISAFVAKARRNANLRRAVATLRTQEITRQGTTIIRKNLTPELLNAFKAELSELGATRVPISLKASGDIGETVHEMWLEGANILNRARTSQILSEGEARVIAIAGFLAELQLAPHANAIVLDDPVSSLDHVFTGKIAARLAREGLKRQVIIFTHNIAFLMELQDAGLSLALAGTPVGIAVHTLRRVGKSAGVTTNGAPWYALKVNQRTQYLDGLVHEIKPLHPNNMAEYNEKAAHIYGLLREAWESCVEDDMFYNVVCRYRNSVQTLKLNQVAIEDSDIHSVDLHMSKASTWMTGHDKSKALHNDRPAPDELLADINALRAFSKQLIARRDQTKLRRKKQLEPQ; encoded by the coding sequence ATGGCTACCATTGACGATGTGATCACGTGGGCTAACACTTTACCAGCTTGGCAAGGAGATGTTGTACGTCGTGTTTTGACGACAGGCGAACAGCCGCTAAGTAATCAGGATTATTCTGAGATACTGGCTTTGGCCAGAGCAGACTTGAAGCTTTCACCACCCCCGGATAATCTGAAGCCAATTCCCCCAGTTGCTGGCAAATTTTCGGGTGCTCCAGCAACAGTGCTTGCGGTCAAACTGCTGTCAATTGACGATGTCCGAAACGTTAACATTATCAAGGCTGGTCAGACACAGCCCTTCGCCGAAAGTGGCGTCACGGTGGTATACGGAGACAACGGCTCCGGTAAGTCCGGCTACTCCCGAATTCTGAAGCTCGCTTGCCAAGCCCGCGATAAAGAAGAGCGTATCCTTCCAGACGTCTTCGCAAGGGTACCACCCGGTACACCAACCGCGACTCTTAAGATAAAACAGGACGACAAGCAAATGAATATTATTTGGACCCAAGATATCCCCCCTGATCCTGTCTTGACCAATATCACTGTGTTCGACAGTCGTTGCGCCAGAGTCATTACGGATGCCCGCAACGAAATCAGCTATCTACCTTACGGTGGAGACATATTCATGAAAACTGCTGAGATAGTCCTGAAAGTTCGGGCTGACTTGGAAGCCGAGATAACGGACCTTTCCCCGATTCAGGATTCAGCCATTGAAGTGGGCACACCTTCGGCAATCTTTCTTGAGTCATTGTCGGAGACCACCAAAGACGAGGTTATTCAAGCAGCTACGCTTTGGACTCCGCAGGATGAGCTGGAATTGGCTGCCCATGAAAGGCTCGTGCGGACATCAGACTCCTCAAAAGCGACGCAAGAGGTCGCCCGCCTCGATAAGACCAAGGGGCGCGTCAATAATGCGGTTAACGCTATGGCTGGACTCGTTGTAATGTGTGCGGAGTTGACGAATGAAGCCATCCAGAAGGTTCTTGCTGAAGTAAACGCCGCGCAGCTCGCACATGCGTCTGCCATGGCCGAACGGCAGACGCCCGAAGCACTGCCCGGCGTTGCGTCTACCAATCAATGGGAAATCCTCTACAAGGCAGCGAAGCAATATTCTGAAGAGATAGCCTATCCCGGCGAATCCTTCCCAAAGACAGACGATGCGGTCTGCGTACTGTGTCAACAACCATTAGATGAGCGGGCGGTTGCCCGTTTTGGCCGTTTTAAGAAGTTCATGGAGGATGCCACAAACGCTGTGCTCGCCGGCAAGCGTAACGCGCTGATGTTGATGCGCGATAAAGTAGAACATATAGCTCCCTCGTCTGACGCAGCGCTAGAATTCATTTTCGACGATCTCGCCAGTCAGGACACGAAGGTGGCAGGTGATTTTCAAGCCTACCACGTGGCGGTTGCGAAGCGAAAAGCAGCATCACTAGCTTTGCTCAAAGAAGGTGAAGATCCGCGGAAGGCAGTGTTGCTGCCACCCTGGCCTGCATCAGTTGCGGAGGCACTACAAGCAGTTATGCAAACGCTTACACAAAAGACTACCGAAATCACGAACGCGGCTAAACCCGAGGAGTATAAGAAGCTCATCGCCAACGTGGCAGAACGCAAATCGCGAAAAGCACTCAATACAAGGAAAGTTGATATCAGCGCGTTTGTCGCAAAGGCACGCCGCAATGCTAATCTGCGTCGCGCCGTCGCCACCCTTCGTACACAAGAGATCACGCGGCAAGGTACAACGATAATCCGGAAGAACCTGACCCCTGAGTTGCTAAATGCCTTTAAGGCGGAGCTTAGTGAGCTAGGCGCGACGAGGGTTCCTATTTCGCTGAAGGCTAGTGGAGACATCGGAGAGACGGTGCACGAGATGTGGCTAGAAGGCGCTAACATACTGAACCGTGCGCGTACATCCCAAATACTCAGTGAGGGCGAAGCGCGTGTCATCGCGATTGCTGGCTTCTTGGCTGAACTTCAGCTTGCTCCACATGCCAACGCGATCGTTTTGGACGACCCGGTCTCATCACTTGATCATGTGTTTACCGGTAAGATCGCTGCTCGGCTCGCACGCGAGGGGTTGAAACGGCAGGTAATTATATTCACGCATAACATAGCTTTCCTAATGGAATTGCAGGACGCCGGCCTCTCGCTAGCTTTGGCCGGTACGCCTGTTGGTATTGCCGTGCATACTTTGCGCCGAGTTGGCAAATCGGCTGGTGTCACGACAAACGGCGCACCATGGTATGCCTTGAAGGTCAACCAGCGGACTCAATACCTGGACGGATTAGTGCACGAGATCAAGCCGCTTCATCCGAACAATATGGCCGAATACAACGAGAAAGCGGCACATATATATGGGTTATTGCGCGAAGCTTGGGAATCTTGTGTTGAGGATGACATGTTCTACAACGTAGTGTGCCGATATCGGAACAGTGTGCAGACACTCAAGCTCAACCAAGTAGCAATTGAAGACTCCGACATCCATAGTGTCGATCTTCACATGTCGAAGGCCAGTACTTGGATGACAGGCCATGACAAATCCAAGGCTTTGCATAATGACCGCCCAGCACCTGATGAACTGCTCGCCGACATCAATGCTCTGCGGGCTTTCTCAAAACAGCTCATCGCTCGCCGCGATCAAACAAAGTTACGCCGTAAGAAGCAGTTGGAACCACAATGA
- a CDS encoding methylase, translated as MHVVWVKHICGRLESRFRYSNTIVYNNFPWPENPTDKQKQVVEAAAQKVLDTRLQFPGSSLADLYDPLTMPPALVKAHQELDKAVDLCYRPQPFPNETKRIEYLFDLYEKYTAGIFGVEKKKLSKKPTPGRLPPTVNCQLPDVN; from the coding sequence ATGCATGTCGTATGGGTTAAGCATATTTGCGGAAGATTAGAAAGCAGATTCCGTTATTCAAATACAATCGTTTACAACAATTTCCCCTGGCCGGAAAATCCCACGGATAAGCAAAAGCAGGTGGTGGAAGCGGCGGCGCAGAAGGTGCTGGATACCCGGTTGCAGTTTCCCGGCAGCAGCCTGGCCGATTTGTATGATCCGCTGACGATGCCGCCGGCGCTGGTAAAGGCCCACCAGGAACTCGATAAAGCCGTGGATTTGTGTTACCGTCCGCAGCCATTTCCCAATGAAACGAAACGGATCGAATACCTCTTCGATCTCTATGAAAAATACACGGCAGGGATATTCGGGGTGGAGAAGAAAAAACTGAGCAAAAAACCCACCCCTGGCCGCTTACCGCCGACCGTAAACTGCCAACTGCCTGATGTTAACTGA